One stretch of Candidatus Eisenbacteria bacterium DNA includes these proteins:
- a CDS encoding sigma 54-interacting transcriptional regulator: protein MVSTPQILICGEGAERVRLLVEKRSRIPLRFSLAEEPERLPQVLPRPTPSLVVVLGDLFEDPFFQSWRNRRLGDLPLVWIRKTAGRSPDEDLLRSVTVVPEKDLPSLLYLIELACWRNGWLGGAASDRAAEEREEARNFARPVIGRSRGIFEVLRNARKVLNVNSSVLIVGESGTGKELIASMVHHESVRLKKPFVKVNCAAIPETLLESELFGIEKNIATNVDKRIGKFELADGGTIFLDEIGDMSLLTQSKVLRILQEREFERVGGTRPIRVRVRVIAATNKDLDREIREKRFREDLYYRLNVITIRIPPLRERVEDIEPLVEYFIDHYCRMNGLPPKRISRKALDLLLRYRWPGNIRELENAIERAVVVGDGAVVRPQDLPAAIREAAESDEGTGEDFSSFRRRTEEYEKNLLVSALEETGWVQAKAARKLGISERSMWHLFKKHGLDSVRRKEKGRPLGA, encoded by the coding sequence ATGGTGAGCACTCCCCAAATCCTGATCTGCGGCGAGGGCGCGGAGAGAGTCCGCCTGCTTGTCGAGAAACGCTCCCGCATCCCTCTCCGCTTCAGCCTGGCGGAGGAGCCGGAGCGGCTCCCGCAGGTGCTCCCCCGCCCGACCCCGAGCCTTGTGGTCGTTCTCGGCGACCTGTTCGAGGACCCGTTCTTTCAGAGCTGGAGGAATCGGCGCCTGGGAGATCTCCCGCTCGTCTGGATCCGCAAGACCGCGGGCCGGAGTCCGGACGAGGATCTCCTCCGCAGCGTCACGGTCGTTCCGGAGAAGGATCTTCCGTCGCTCCTCTACCTCATCGAGCTCGCGTGCTGGAGAAACGGGTGGCTCGGGGGCGCCGCGTCCGATCGCGCCGCCGAGGAGAGGGAGGAGGCGCGCAACTTCGCGCGCCCGGTCATCGGGCGCTCGCGAGGGATTTTCGAGGTTCTTCGAAACGCGCGCAAGGTCCTCAACGTGAACTCTTCGGTCCTCATCGTCGGGGAGAGCGGGACCGGCAAGGAGCTCATCGCATCAATGGTTCATCACGAAAGCGTTCGGCTCAAGAAGCCGTTCGTGAAGGTGAACTGCGCGGCGATCCCCGAGACCCTCCTCGAGAGCGAGCTCTTCGGGATCGAAAAGAACATCGCGACGAACGTGGACAAGCGGATCGGGAAGTTCGAGCTCGCCGACGGCGGCACGATCTTCCTCGACGAGATCGGCGACATGAGCCTCCTCACGCAGTCGAAGGTCCTCCGGATCCTGCAGGAGAGGGAGTTCGAACGGGTGGGGGGGACGCGCCCGATCCGCGTCCGGGTTCGCGTGATCGCGGCCACGAACAAGGACCTCGATCGGGAGATCCGCGAGAAGCGCTTTCGGGAGGACCTCTACTACCGCCTGAACGTGATCACGATCCGGATCCCGCCGCTCCGTGAGCGGGTCGAGGACATCGAGCCTCTCGTCGAGTACTTCATCGACCATTACTGCCGCATGAACGGGCTTCCGCCGAAGAGGATCTCCCGAAAGGCGCTCGACCTTCTTCTTCGCTACCGCTGGCCCGGCAACATCCGCGAGCTGGAGAACGCGATCGAGAGAGCGGTGGTCGTCGGGGACGGCGCCGTGGTCCGGCCCCAGGATCTTCCCGCCGCGATTCGCGAGGCGGCGGAATCCGACGAGGGGACCGGTGAGGATTTCTCGTCGTTCCGCCGGCGGACGGAGGAGTATGAGAAGAACCTTCTCGTCTCCGCCCTCGAGGAAACGGGATGGGTGCAGGCGAAGGCCGCGCGCAAGCTCGGGATCAGCGAGCGGAGCATGTGGCATCTCTTCAAGAAACACGGCTTGGACTCGGTGCGGCGGAAGGAGAAGGGGAGACCCCTCGGCGCCTGA